A window of Vibrio ishigakensis contains these coding sequences:
- the pyrD gene encoding quinone-dependent dihydroorotate dehydrogenase, whose amino-acid sequence MLYRLARTGIFQLDAETAHDLAIKYLPKMTGTPLDLFYRQQLPNRPVECMGLTFKNPVGLAAGLDKNAECIEAFGAMGFGFIEVGTVTPRPQPGNDKPRMFRLLEAEGIINRMGFNNLGVDALVENVKKSTYDGVLGINIGKNKDTPIEEGNSDYLICMEKVYQYAGYIAVNISSPNTPDLRSLQYGEALDSLLSELKAKQAELEELHGNYVPLALKIAPDLSDEEISQICQSLLKHKIDGVIATNTTLDRSVVEGMKHADEMGGLSGRPVQLRSTEVVKKLHQELGEEIPIIGVGGVDSYVSAKEKMQAGAKLVQVYSGFIYHGPTLVRDIVKNL is encoded by the coding sequence ATGCTCTACCGTCTCGCCAGAACTGGCATATTTCAACTCGACGCTGAAACAGCGCACGATCTTGCAATTAAATATCTTCCTAAAATGACGGGCACTCCGCTCGATCTATTTTATCGTCAGCAACTGCCAAACCGTCCTGTGGAATGTATGGGACTTACCTTTAAAAACCCAGTAGGCCTTGCAGCAGGCCTAGACAAAAACGCCGAGTGTATCGAAGCGTTTGGTGCTATGGGTTTTGGTTTTATCGAGGTAGGTACAGTTACACCACGTCCGCAACCAGGCAATGACAAGCCTCGCATGTTCCGTCTGCTTGAAGCAGAAGGTATCATTAACCGTATGGGTTTCAATAACCTAGGTGTGGATGCTCTTGTAGAGAACGTGAAGAAGTCGACCTACGATGGTGTGCTTGGTATCAACATTGGTAAGAACAAAGATACCCCAATCGAAGAGGGTAACAGCGATTATCTTATCTGCATGGAGAAGGTGTATCAGTACGCGGGTTATATCGCGGTGAACATCTCATCTCCAAACACTCCAGATCTTCGTAGCCTGCAATACGGTGAAGCACTGGATTCTCTACTGAGCGAGCTTAAAGCTAAGCAAGCTGAACTAGAAGAGTTACACGGTAACTATGTTCCACTAGCTCTTAAGATCGCACCAGACCTAAGTGATGAAGAGATCAGCCAAATCTGTCAGTCTTTGCTGAAGCATAAGATTGATGGTGTTATCGCAACTAACACTACGCTAGACCGCAGCGTTGTTGAAGGCATGAAGCATGCAGATGAAATGGGTGGCCTAAGCGGTCGTCCGGTTCAACTGCGCAGCACCGAAGTCGTTAAGAAGCTTCATCAAGAATTGGGCGAAGAAATCCCAATCATTGGTGTAGGTGGCGTTGACTCTTACGTTTCTGCGAAAGAGAAGATGCAAGCGGGTGCTAAGTTGGTTCAAGTGTATTCTGGTTTCATCTATCACGGTCCAACTCTGGTTCGTGACATTGTCAAAAACCTGTAG